A genomic window from Candidatus Thermoplasmatota archaeon includes:
- a CDS encoding sialidase family protein: MRRALILVPVLLAATLAGCVGTRLDAAGAAAGAAGGLACPDGQEVSACNRGLSGPGVNEFAVAANPTDPMNAIIVANDYGAPDATTKPFHRLWGSWWFTHDGGATWTKRVVPGMLPDATRSLAGYQFVGDLVVAYADDGTAWMAGIAYTAAGPVYRNAVWIASSRDGGATFSEPALVDSYATELIFHDKPALALDRAGRIYLVWSFQDVGQRGTPNDQGMRVGVSEDGAKTWRTGWISRNDFGISASIAIGPDGAVNVAWRSYDPYAHQFRRSTDHGRTWSDPVVARALDRMDLKLPNSSYRAFVLPTLVATPDGALLMITADKGKDQSSDVFLLRSNDDGATWNATVLPRATKNAQFLPTIAAAPDGRVVAAWLDRRDDAEDASYVLYAAESADGVAFTERVVGSAPSRDPNDGTAGSTFIGDYIGAAILGDRVYLAWPDLREDGRSRLFAAALVAGNPKA; the protein is encoded by the coding sequence ATGCGCCGCGCCCTCATCCTCGTGCCCGTCCTGCTCGCCGCCACGCTCGCGGGATGCGTCGGGACCCGGCTCGACGCCGCCGGCGCCGCGGCGGGCGCTGCGGGCGGCCTCGCCTGCCCCGACGGCCAGGAGGTCTCGGCCTGCAACCGGGGGCTTTCCGGACCGGGCGTGAACGAGTTCGCCGTCGCCGCGAATCCGACCGACCCGATGAACGCCATCATCGTCGCGAACGACTACGGCGCGCCCGACGCGACGACGAAACCCTTCCACCGCCTGTGGGGATCGTGGTGGTTCACGCACGACGGGGGCGCGACCTGGACGAAGCGCGTCGTGCCGGGCATGCTGCCCGACGCGACCCGCAGCCTCGCGGGGTACCAGTTCGTCGGAGACCTCGTCGTCGCCTATGCGGATGACGGCACGGCGTGGATGGCGGGCATCGCGTACACGGCGGCGGGCCCGGTCTACCGCAACGCCGTGTGGATCGCTTCGAGCCGGGACGGCGGCGCCACGTTCAGCGAGCCCGCGCTCGTCGATTCGTACGCGACGGAATTGATCTTCCACGACAAGCCGGCGCTCGCGCTCGACAGGGCGGGCCGGATCTACCTCGTCTGGAGCTTCCAGGACGTCGGCCAGCGAGGGACCCCGAACGACCAGGGCATGCGCGTCGGCGTGAGCGAGGACGGCGCGAAGACGTGGAGGACGGGATGGATCTCCCGCAACGACTTCGGCATCAGCGCGTCGATCGCGATCGGTCCCGACGGCGCCGTGAACGTCGCGTGGCGCAGCTACGATCCCTACGCGCACCAGTTCCGGCGCTCCACCGACCACGGTCGCACGTGGAGCGACCCGGTCGTCGCGCGCGCGCTCGACCGCATGGACCTCAAGCTCCCGAATTCGAGCTACCGCGCCTTCGTGCTCCCGACGCTCGTCGCGACGCCCGACGGCGCGCTCCTCATGATCACGGCCGACAAGGGGAAGGACCAATCGAGCGACGTCTTCCTGCTCCGCTCGAATGACGACGGCGCGACGTGGAACGCGACCGTGCTTCCGCGCGCGACGAAGAACGCGCAGTTCCTGCCCACGATCGCGGCCGCCCCCGACGGGCGCGTCGTCGCCGCGTGGCTTGACCGGCGCGACGACGCGGAGGACGCGAGCTACGTCCTCTACGCGGCGGAGAGCGCGGACGGCGTCGCCTTCACGGAGCGCGTCGTCGGAAGCGCGCCGAGCCGCGACCCGAACGACGGGACGGCGGGAAGCACCTTCATCGGCGACTACATCGGCGCCGCGATCCTGGGCGACCGCGTGTATCTCGCGTGGCCGGACCTGCGCGAGGACGGCCGGAGCCGCCTCTTCGCGGCGGCGCTCGTCGCCGGGAACCCGAAAGCCTGA